A genomic region of Gossypium hirsutum isolate 1008001.06 chromosome D01, Gossypium_hirsutum_v2.1, whole genome shotgun sequence contains the following coding sequences:
- the LOC107921055 gene encoding potassium transporter 5 encodes MEENKACMAENVEKGEEIEMAAAEADKNRLTERKFSWAKLRRVDSLNLEAGRLSFSSTKSPHSKVDWMRTLSLAFQSIGVIYGDIGTSPLYVYASTFTDGIGHQDNLIAVLSLIIYSIVLIPFFKYAFLVLRANDNGEGGTFALYSLLCRHVKLSLLPNQQPEDRELSNYQLDTPSSQLNRAYKIRGKMENSLKAKLAIFVVTILATSMVIGDGVLTPSISVLSAVGGIDSLGQDAVVGISVVILVILFCVQRFGTDKLGYSFAPIICLWFTLLSGSGLYNLFTYGWGVLRAFNPLYIVGYFKRRGKNGWISLGEVVLCITGTEAMFADLGHFSVRAVQISFSTITLPSLLTVYCGQAAYLTKHPEHVGDTFYKSIPDPLYWPTFVVAVAASIIASQAMISGAFSIISQSLTLGCFPRVKVVHTSTEYEGQVYIPEVNYMLMIACVAVTVGFRTAVNIGHAYGIAVVAVMVITTCMVTLIMLVIWKTNILWIALFCVFFGTIETIYLSSVLYKFVEGGYLPLVFSLILMTIMGIWHYVHQKRYEFELNNKVSKEYIKQLVEDPKINRAPGIGLLYSELVQGIPPIFPHFISSIPSIHSVLVFVSIKKLPISKVKPEERFLFRHVEPREYRMFRCVVRYGYKDFMGTPVEFEQQLVEKLKEFIRHEYFMAEGEAVAVENSPQSSNILVNQGKDKGSSRRAVFVEETLNQLNQSRRSSASIQSFNMAKSNNSSSGIVSPAPPILGAEEEIQFVQKAKDEGIIYLLGEAEVMAKPNSSYTKRMVVDYGYNFLRRNFRQGEKVMMIPQTKLLRVGMTYEI; translated from the exons ATGGAAGAGAACAAAGCATGTATGGCCGAGAATGTGGAGAAAGGTGAGGAGATAGAGATGGCAGCAGCAGAAGCTGATAAAAACCGACTAACAGAACGAAAGTTCTCGTGGGCCAAGCTGCGCCGTGTGGATTCTCTCAATTTGGAGGCTGGCAGACTTTCATTTTCTTCAACCAAGTCCCCCCATTCCAAG GTGGATTGGATGAGGACGTTGAGTTTAGCATTTCAGTCTATTGGAGTGATATACGGAGATATTGGAACATCTCCGCTTTATGTATACGCCAGTACTTTCACTGACGGTATTGGTCACCAAGATAACCTTATTGCGGTTCTTTCCCTCATCATCTACTCCATAGTTCTAATCCCTTTTTTCAAGTATGCATTCCTCGTCTTGAGAGCCAATGACAACGGTGAAG GTGGAACGTTTGCGCTGTATTCTTTGTTGTGCCGACATGTGAAACTGAGCTTACTTCCGAATCAACAACCGGAGGATAGAGAGCTGTCTAACTACCAGTTGGACACTCCATCTAGCCAGTTGAATCGAGCATATAAAATTAGAGGAAAGATGGAGAACAGTTTAAAAGCCAAACTTGCTATTTTCGTGGTCACTATCCTTGCGACTTCAATGGTTATAGGTGATGGGGTTTTGACCCCATCTATCTCAG TTCTTTCTGCGGTTGGTGGCATCGATTCCTTGGGGCAAG ACGCTGTGGTGGGAATTTCTGTGGTAATTCTGGTCATCCTGTTCTGCGTTCAACGATTTGGAACCGACAAATTGGGATATTCATTTGCCCCAATCATATGCCTATGGTTTACCTTGCTAAGTGGTAGTGGTTTGTACAACCTCTTCACATATGGTTGGGGTGTATTACGTGCGTTTAATCCGTTGTATATAGTGGGTTACTTCAAAAGACGCGGTAAGAACGGGTGGATATCACTTGGAGAAGTAGTACTTTGCATTACAG GAACCGAGGCTATGTTTGCTGATCTGGGTCACTTCAGTGTTCGAGCAGTTCAA ATTAGTTTCTCCactattaccttgccttctttACTTACTGTATATTGTGGCCAAGCTGCCTACCTCACAAAACACCCTGAACACGTTGGGGACACTTTCTACAAATCTATTCCAG ATCCACTCTATTGGCCAACATTTGTGGTAGCTGTAGCTGCTTCCATTATTGCAAGCCAAGCTATGATATCAGGAGCATTTTCAATTATCTCTCAGTCGTTAACACTGGGATGTTTTCCAAGAGTTAAGGTGGTCCACACCTCCACTGAGTATGAGGGGCAGGTTTATATACCAGAAGTCAACTACATGCTCATGATTGCCTGTGTTGCAGTCACTGTTGGGTTCAGAACCGCAGTAAACATCGGTCACGCATATG GAATTGCTGTTGTAGCTGTAATGGTGATCACAACATGTATGGTTACTCTTATCATGCTTGTTATATGGAAGACAAACATACTATGGATTGCTCTCTTCTGTGTGTTCTTCGGCACTATAGAGACCATATATCTCTCTTCAGTCTTGTATAAATTCGTTGAAGGTGGCTACCTTCCACTGGTCTTCTCACTTATCCTAATGACAATCATGGGAATATGGCACTACGTGCACCAAAAAAGATACGAATTTGAGCTCAACAATAAAGTTTCAAAGGAATACATTAAGCAACTGGTGGAAGATCCAAAGATAAACCGGGCACCAGGAATCGGCCTTTTGTACTCAGAGTTGGTTCAAGGCATACCTCCCATATTTCCTCATTTCATTTCCAGCATTCCTTCTATCCATTCAGTTCTAGTCTTTGTCTCCATTAAGAAACTTCCAATCAGCAAGGTAAAACCAGAGGAGCGTTTTCTCTTCAGACATGTGGAACCAAGAGAGTATCGAATGTTCCGTTGTGTTGTAAGATATGGTTATAAGGATTTCATGGGAACACCTGTAGAGTTTGAGCAACAACTGGTTGAGAAGTTGAAGGAATTCATTCGTCATGAATATTTCATGGCTGAAGGAGAGGCCGTAGCTGTAGAGAACTCGCCCCAGAGCTCCAATATTCTGGTAAATCAAGGCAAAGACAAAGGAAGTAGTAGAAGGGCTGTTTTTGTGGAGGAAACACTGAACCAGCTCAACCAATCTCGTCGTTCCTCAGCCTCCATCCAGTCATTCAATATGGCCAAATCAAATAACTCGTCGAGTGGGATCGTATCACCAGCACCACCCATACTGGGAGCTGAAGAAGAGATTCAATTTGTTCAGAAAGCAAAGGATGAAGGAATTATTTACCTCCTAGGAGAAGCTGAAGTGATGGCTAAACCCAATTCTTCCTACACAAAGAGGATGGTTGTGGATTATGGCTATAATTTTCTGAGGAGAAACTTCAGGCAAGGGGAGAAAGTGATGATGATACCACAAACCAAACTTCTAAGGGTTGGAATGACATACGAGATTTAG
- the LOC107921226 gene encoding uncharacterized protein, whose protein sequence is MGSSSKDLLRFEHHKSSSSPLESALLVCKKKDSESQTHEPDPSKKPPFTPFPKSQVLGKVKDFLGVMAEANKRLELDAKNNSQAYDIEVLNGNDSEVIEMDLMLGVADLHTPQALAAAESAIAGNQPPIMVAGNSSSSETESDDSSDEESDDDGNDDKETSCPTEHETSNTVKEDAVREATGKSRSKKRTRIVELS, encoded by the exons ATGGGAAGCTCAAGCAAAGATCTTCTACGGTTTGAACACCATAAATCCTCTTCTTCACCCTTAG AATCCGCTCTACTTGTTTGTAAGAAAAAGGACTCGGAATCTCAAACTCATGAACCTGATCCTTCCAAGAAACCCCCCTTCACTCCTTTTCCTAAAAGCCAAG TTTTGGGGAAAGTGAAAGATTTCTTGGGAGTCATGGCAGAAGCTAATAAAAGGCTGGAGCTTGATGCAAAG AATAATTCTCAAGCATATGATATTGAAGTACTCAATGGGAATGATTCTGAAGTCATTGAAATG GATTTGATGTTAGGTGTAGCTGATCTTCACACACCTCAAGCTCTGGCTGCTGCTGAATCTGCAATTGCTGGCAATCAGCCACCAATTATGGTAGCTGGCAACAGTAGTAGTAGCGAAACGGAATCAGATGATAGCAGTGATGAGGAAAGCGATGATGATGGTAATGATGATAAGGAAACATCTTGTCCAACCGAACATGAAACATCCAACACGGTCAAAGAGGATGCTGTCCGTGAAGCAACGGGGAAAAGTCGATCAAAGAAGCGGACGAGGATAGTTGAGCTCTCTTGA
- the LOC107921857 gene encoding probable xyloglucan endotransglucosylase/hydrolase protein 10, giving the protein MNNCLKCRALVISLLILNVFQVSVASVVSIGDFNKDFFVMWAPDHVNTSSNGRERSLKLDQVSGSGFASTQMFLFGQIDMQIKLVPGNSAGIVLAYYLASDQPNRDEIDFEFLGNVSGQPYIVQTNIYVDGFDNREERIYLWFDPTEDFHTYSILWNLHQIVFMIDSIPIRLYRNHADKGVAYPRWQPMSIKTSLWNGDSWATRGGLDKIDWSKSPFIASFKNYTIDACVWKGNPRFCRADSSANWWNKRSFSTLTRVQKRWFKWVRKYHMVYDYCQDNQRFQNNLPKECFLPKY; this is encoded by the exons ATGAATAACTGTTTGAAATGCAGGGCCTTAGTTATCAGCCTTCTTATCTTGAATGTCTTTCAAGTTTCAGTAGCTTCGGTTGTTTCCATCGGAGATTTCAACAAAGACTTCTTCGTGATGTGGGCTCCTGATCATGTAAACACTTCATCTAATGGCAGGGAAAGAAGCCTGAAACTTGATCAAGTATCTG GATCTGGTTTTGCATCAACCCAAATGTTCTTATTTGGTCAAATAGACATGCAAATTAAACTAGTGCCAGGGAACTCAGCAGGGATAGTGTTGGCCTACTAT TTGGCATCGGATCAACCTAATCGAGATGAGATAGATTTTGAGTTTCTTGGCAATGTGAGTGGCCAGCCATATATAGTGCAAACAAATATCTATGTTGATGGTTTCGACAACCGTGAAGAGAGGATTTATTTATGGTTTGATCCAACAGAGGACTTCCATACATATTCCATACTATGGAATCTTCATCAAATTGT GTTTATGATAGATTCAATTCCTATTAGATTATATAGAAACCATGCAGACAAGGGAGTGGCATATCCTAGGTGGCAGCCAATGAGCATAAAAACCAGCCTATGGAATGGGGACAGCTGGGCGACACGCGGGGGATTAGACAAAATTGATTGGTCAAAGAGTCCTTTCATAGCTTCATTCAAGAATTACACCATTGATGCCTGTGTTTGGAAAGGAAATCCAAGGTTTTGTAGGGCAGATAGCTCAGCCAACTGGTGGAACAAACGCAGTTTTAGCACTCTAACCAGGGTACAGAAGAGATGGTTCAAATGGGTGAGGAAGTACCACATGGTTTATGATTATTGCCAAGATAACCAAAGATTCCAAAATAATCTTCCCAAGGAATGCTTCCTTCCCAAGTACTAA
- the LOC107922328 gene encoding uncharacterized protein: MDPCPFVRILVGNLALRFPLSTKPSLSRIHPSTSPCYCKIKLKNFPHQVGSIPLIHANTQNPESCNFSLQKSLAACFSLSKSQVDRIISKGGSSYKLSIEVYADPDDSTCGLASGKLLGKVTVPLDLRGAESRPSVAHNGWIDIGRNKSNKNGSSAQMFLTVRTEPDPRFVFQFGGEPECSPQVFQVQGSVKQAVFTCKFGFRSSSDRNLGSRTSLPESNTSRNWLPSLKTDKDQSAKERKGWSITVHDLSGSPVAMASMVTPFVPSPGSDRVSRSNPGAWSILRPECGTWKPWGRLEAWREPGFTDALGYRFDLFHDDIVATGTTTTVASSTLSTKLGGKFTMDMTTNISTPSISPQSSCDLGSGSRPGSRPGSGSGSDFGFGLPLSPQSIYRGGFVMLSTVEGVGKCSKPEVEVGVKHVTCTEDAAAFVALAAAMDLSMDACQSFSQKLRKELRQQSQNFVD, from the exons ATGGATCCGTGTCCTTTTGTACGGATCCTGGTAGGTAATTTGGCCCTGAGGTTTCCACTTTCTACAAAGCCCTCGCTTTCAAGGATCCATCCTTCTACTTCTCCATGTTACTGCAAGATCAAACTCAAGAACTTCCCTCACCAAGTGGGTTCAATCCCTTTGATCCATGCAAACACCCAAAACCCAGAAAGCTGCAACTTCTCTTTGCAGAAATCGCTCGCTGCGTGTTTCAGTTTAAGCAAGTCCCAGGTGGATAGGATCATCTCGAAAGGGGGTTCATCATATAAACTTTCCATCGAGGTTTACGCTGACCCTGATGACAGTACCTGCGGATTGGCATCTGGGAAGTTATTGGGGAAGGTTACGGTGCCCTTGGATTTACGTGGAGCGGAATCAAGGCCGTCTGTTGCTCATAATGGATGGATTGATATAGGCCGAAACAAAAGCAACAAGAATGGATCCTCTGCGCAGATGTTTTTAACTGTCAGGACTGAACCTGACCCGAGATTTGTGTTCCAGTTTGGTGGTGAACCAGAGTGTAGTCCTCAGGTTTTTCAGGTTCAGGGGAGTGTTAAACAGGCCGTTTTCACTTGCAAGTTCGGTTTTAGAAGCTCCAGCGATCGGAACTTGGGATCAAG GACATCTTTGCCTGAATCGAACACTTCAAGAAATTGGCTACCATCTCTAAAAACAGATAAAGATCAATCCGCCAAAGAACGAAAAGGCTGGTCAATTACAGTCCACGACCTCTCAGGCTCTCCCGTAGCAATGGCATCAATGGTAACCCCATTTGTCCCTTCCCCTGGCTCGGACAGGGTCAGCCGTTCAAACCCTGGAGCATGGTCAATTCTTCGTCCAGAATGTGGAACCTGGAAACCCTGGGGTCGCCTCGAAGCCTGGCGTGAGCCTGGTTTCACTGACGCCCTTGGATACCGATTTGACCTCTTCCATGATGATATCGTGGCCACAGGAACAACCACCACCGTCGCCAGTTCCACCCTCAGCACCAAACTTGGGGGGAAATTCACCATGGATATGACAACAAACATATCAACTCCATCAATAAGCCCGCAAAGCAGCTGTGACCTGGGGTCAGGCTCACGTCCCGGGTCAAGACCAGGATCGGGATCAGGGTCAGATTTCGGGTTTGGGTTGCCCCTTTCCCCGCAGAGCATTTACCGGGGTGGATTTGTGATGTTGTCAACGGTGGAAGGTGTGGGGAAATGCAGTAAACCGGAAGTGGAAGTAGGAGTAAAGCACGTGACATGCACGGAGGATGCTGCTGCCTTTGTGGCATTGGCAGCGGCTATGGATCTAAGCATGGATGCTTGTCAGTCCTTCTCTCAAAAGTTAAGGAAAGAGCTGAGACAGCAAAGTCAGAACTTTGTAGATTAA